In a genomic window of Virgibacillus sp. SK37:
- a CDS encoding acyl-CoA dehydrogenase, with product MDMNFTEEQQMMQKMVRDFAQKEITGEIERMETEDRFPKEIIQKMGELGLMGIPIPEEYGGSGMDFVSYISAIHELSKVSATVGVILSVHTSVGSNPILYFGNENQKKHYLPKLTSGEYLGAFALTEPSAGSDAGNLKTKAKKDGDTYILNGSKVFITNGGEADTYITFARTGEGSKGISAFIIEKNTPGLIIGKKEKKMGLHGSNTVALTFDNCVISKEQLLGEEGDGFKIAMANLNVGRIGIAAQALGIGEAALEHAVGYAKEREQFGKPIAANQGISFKLADMATSVEAAKLLVYQAAALVQRGIPCGKEASMAKMYASKTAVQTAIEAVQVYGGYGYTEDYPAERFFRDAKITEIYEGANEIQHIVIAKNLLKN from the coding sequence ATGGATATGAACTTTACAGAAGAACAGCAAATGATGCAGAAAATGGTAAGGGATTTTGCTCAGAAGGAAATCACAGGTGAAATAGAACGGATGGAGACAGAGGATCGCTTCCCAAAGGAAATTATTCAGAAGATGGGTGAATTAGGGCTGATGGGAATACCAATACCTGAAGAATATGGTGGTAGTGGGATGGACTTTGTTTCGTATATTAGCGCGATCCATGAGCTATCTAAAGTAAGTGCGACAGTTGGTGTTATTTTATCTGTACACACTTCCGTAGGCAGTAACCCAATTCTTTATTTTGGTAATGAAAATCAAAAGAAACATTACTTACCAAAGCTGACAAGTGGAGAGTATTTAGGAGCTTTTGCACTCACAGAACCAAGCGCGGGCTCAGATGCCGGCAATTTAAAAACAAAAGCAAAAAAAGACGGTGACACGTATATATTGAATGGCTCCAAGGTATTTATCACGAACGGTGGCGAGGCAGATACCTATATTACTTTTGCCCGAACTGGAGAAGGATCGAAAGGAATTAGTGCGTTTATTATTGAAAAGAACACTCCGGGCCTTATTATTGGCAAGAAGGAAAAGAAAATGGGGCTACATGGGTCTAATACGGTAGCATTAACCTTTGACAACTGTGTGATATCAAAGGAACAATTACTTGGGGAAGAAGGAGACGGCTTCAAGATTGCAATGGCCAATTTAAATGTTGGAAGGATTGGGATTGCCGCCCAAGCTCTTGGAATTGGTGAAGCTGCTCTTGAGCATGCAGTTGGTTATGCAAAAGAGCGGGAGCAATTTGGTAAGCCGATTGCTGCTAATCAAGGAATCTCATTCAAATTGGCAGACATGGCTACAAGCGTAGAGGCTGCTAAACTATTAGTCTATCAGGCTGCAGCACTTGTCCAACGAGGAATCCCTTGCGGAAAAGAAGCTTCAATGGCCAAAATGTATGCATCGAAAACAGCAGTTCAAACAGCGATTGAGGCAGTGCAAGTATATGGAGGTTACGGTTATACGGAGGACTATCCAGCAGAGCGCTTTTTCCGTGATGCCAAAATAACTGAAATATATGAAGGTGCCAACGAAATTCAACATATTGTGATTGCAAAAAATCTACTAAAGAACTAA
- a CDS encoding acetyl-CoA C-acetyltransferase, which translates to MRKTVIVSGARTPFGKFGGSLKSFTASQLGGKAIEEALKRAQMDGEQIDEVIMGTVLQGGQGQIPSRQAAREAGIPWHVKTETINKVCASGLRSVTLADQLIRLGDEEVIVAGGMESMSNAPYFLPDARWGNRMGDKTVKDMMIHDGLTCSFKGVHMGNYGNSTAEEYELTREAQDEWSYRSHQRAGEAIETGKFAEEIVPLEVPQRKGDPIVVDTDEAPRKDTSVEKLAKLKPAFDPNGTITAGNAPGVNDGACAFVVMSDEKARELGKEPMATVLGHAEVAVEAKDFPQTPGLVINKLLEKTGHKKEDIDLFEINEAFAAVSLASGKIAGIDQEKVNVNGGAVALGHPIGASGARIILTLIHELKRRGGGLGIAAICSGGGQGDAVLIEVSKQ; encoded by the coding sequence ATGAGAAAAACGGTTATTGTTTCAGGTGCGAGAACACCTTTTGGCAAATTTGGCGGTTCTTTAAAATCATTCACAGCTTCACAGCTTGGTGGAAAAGCAATAGAAGAAGCGTTGAAACGAGCTCAAATGGATGGCGAACAGATAGATGAAGTAATTATGGGAACTGTATTACAGGGAGGACAGGGACAGATCCCTTCCAGACAGGCAGCAAGAGAAGCAGGTATTCCATGGCATGTAAAAACGGAAACGATAAATAAAGTATGTGCTTCCGGACTTCGAAGTGTAACATTGGCTGATCAGTTAATCCGTCTGGGCGATGAAGAAGTAATTGTTGCTGGAGGAATGGAAAGTATGAGTAACGCTCCTTACTTCCTGCCAGATGCTCGTTGGGGAAATCGTATGGGTGATAAAACCGTTAAAGATATGATGATCCATGATGGATTGACATGTTCTTTTAAAGGCGTCCATATGGGCAACTATGGAAACTCTACCGCAGAAGAATATGAGTTAACTAGAGAGGCACAGGATGAATGGTCATACAGGAGTCATCAACGTGCTGGAGAAGCGATTGAAACTGGTAAATTTGCGGAAGAAATTGTTCCACTTGAAGTCCCTCAGCGCAAAGGGGATCCAATTGTAGTAGATACAGACGAAGCACCAAGAAAAGATACAAGTGTGGAGAAACTGGCTAAATTAAAGCCTGCTTTTGATCCAAATGGAACTATAACTGCGGGTAATGCGCCTGGCGTGAATGATGGTGCTTGTGCTTTTGTGGTGATGTCAGATGAGAAAGCAAGAGAGCTAGGGAAAGAACCTATGGCAACAGTGTTGGGACATGCTGAAGTAGCTGTTGAAGCAAAGGATTTCCCGCAAACACCTGGGCTCGTCATTAATAAGCTTTTAGAAAAAACTGGACATAAAAAAGAGGACATTGACTTATTTGAAATCAATGAAGCATTTGCAGCTGTTTCCTTAGCAAGTGGAAAAATCGCAGGTATTGACCAAGAAAAGGTAAATGTGAATGGTGGAGCTGTTGCATTGGGACATCCAATTGGAGCTAGTGGAGCCAGGATTATTTTGACATTAATTCATGAATTAAAGCGACGCGGTGGCGGACTTGGTATTGCTGCTATTTGCAGTGGTGGAGGGCAAGGAGATGCCGTGTTAATTGAGGTATCGAAACAGTAA
- a CDS encoding 3-hydroxybutyryl-CoA dehydrogenase: MAIQKVMVIGAGQMGAGIAQVCAQAGFDVLLHDMNTEALEKGLKNIEKLLTRAVDKERITDKDKTETLNRLKPSHHLKDAESCDLVIEAVVENMDVKAKVFGDLDVFAPKHAILATNTSSLPITEIAAVTNRPDQVIGMHFMNPVPVMKLVEIIRGLQTSDGTYRAIEEMTAKLNKTSVEVADLPGFAANRILMPMINEAVFAVHEGVASVEDVDKVMKLGMNHPMGPLTLADFIGLDTCLYIMEVLYEGFNDSKYRPCPLLRQYVKAGWLGKKSGRGFYQYN, from the coding sequence ATGGCAATACAAAAAGTAATGGTAATTGGCGCAGGTCAAATGGGGGCAGGGATTGCCCAAGTATGTGCACAAGCAGGATTTGACGTTTTGCTTCATGATATGAACACGGAAGCTTTGGAAAAGGGACTAAAGAACATTGAAAAACTATTAACCCGTGCGGTAGACAAGGAGCGAATTACCGACAAGGATAAAACGGAGACGTTAAATAGGTTAAAGCCGTCTCATCATCTAAAAGATGCAGAATCCTGTGATCTTGTTATTGAAGCGGTTGTGGAAAATATGGATGTGAAAGCAAAAGTTTTTGGTGATTTGGATGTATTTGCACCGAAACATGCTATTTTGGCGACAAATACTTCTTCCCTGCCTATTACAGAGATTGCTGCGGTTACGAATCGACCGGATCAGGTAATCGGTATGCATTTCATGAATCCAGTACCGGTAATGAAATTAGTAGAGATTATTCGCGGATTACAAACAAGTGATGGAACATATCGGGCAATTGAGGAGATGACAGCTAAACTAAATAAGACCTCTGTAGAAGTAGCTGATCTTCCGGGCTTTGCCGCCAACCGGATTTTAATGCCGATGATTAACGAAGCAGTCTTTGCTGTACATGAAGGAGTAGCTTCCGTTGAAGATGTGGATAAAGTAATGAAGCTTGGGATGAATCATCCGATGGGACCGCTGACTCTGGCTGACTTTATTGGACTGGATACGTGCTTGTATATTATGGAAGTACTCTATGAAGGTTTCAATGATAGTAAATATCGACCATGCCCGCTACTTCGCCAATATGTAAAAGCAGGTTGGCTTGGCAAGAAATCAGGCAGAGGCTTTTATCAGTATAACTAA
- a CDS encoding acyl-CoA dehydrogenase, which translates to MDFQLTDEQEMLRKMVRDFATKEVEPTAAERDEEERFDREIFDKMGELGLTGIPWPEEYGGIGADYVSYVIAVEELSRVCASTGVTLSAHLSLASWPIFKYGNEEQKKTFLYRLATGEALGAYALSEPGAGSDVVSMKTTAKGDGDHYILNGSKVWITNGGVADIYIVFAKTDADAKHKGISAFIVEKGTEGFTFGKKEKKLGIRSSPTTELIFENCRIPKENMLGAEGEGFKIAMTTLDGGRNGIAAQALGIAQGALDAAVDYAKEREQFGKPIATNQGISFKLADMATDVEASRLLTYQAAWLESQGLPYGKASAMSKLFAGDAAMRTTVEAVQVFGGYGYTKDYPVERYMRDAKITQIYEGTNEIQRLVIGRMLTK; encoded by the coding sequence ATGGATTTTCAATTGACAGATGAGCAGGAAATGCTACGTAAAATGGTAAGGGATTTTGCTACAAAGGAAGTAGAACCGACAGCAGCGGAGCGTGATGAAGAGGAACGCTTTGATCGTGAGATTTTTGATAAAATGGGCGAGCTTGGATTAACTGGAATTCCTTGGCCTGAGGAGTATGGCGGAATTGGAGCAGATTATGTAAGCTACGTTATTGCAGTTGAAGAGCTGTCTCGTGTATGTGCTTCTACAGGAGTAACATTATCTGCACATTTATCACTCGCAAGCTGGCCAATTTTTAAATATGGTAATGAAGAACAAAAGAAAACCTTTTTGTATCGTTTAGCAACAGGAGAAGCTTTGGGTGCATATGCGCTATCTGAACCAGGTGCGGGCAGTGATGTTGTTTCCATGAAGACAACTGCAAAGGGAGACGGCGACCATTATATTTTAAATGGCAGCAAGGTTTGGATTACGAACGGTGGCGTTGCTGATATTTATATCGTTTTCGCTAAAACAGATGCGGATGCAAAGCATAAAGGCATCAGTGCTTTTATTGTTGAAAAGGGTACGGAAGGATTCACATTCGGTAAAAAAGAAAAGAAATTAGGTATTCGTTCATCTCCAACAACGGAACTTATTTTTGAAAACTGTCGCATACCTAAGGAAAACATGCTAGGGGCAGAAGGCGAAGGGTTTAAAATTGCTATGACCACATTGGATGGGGGACGTAACGGGATTGCAGCACAAGCACTCGGTATTGCACAAGGAGCACTGGATGCAGCAGTGGATTATGCAAAAGAGCGGGAGCAATTTGGTAAGCCAATTGCAACAAACCAAGGGATCTCCTTTAAATTAGCAGATATGGCTACAGATGTAGAAGCATCCCGACTATTAACCTACCAGGCTGCTTGGCTTGAATCACAGGGTCTTCCATATGGAAAGGCATCCGCGATGTCTAAGCTGTTTGCAGGAGATGCAGCAATGCGTACTACGGTGGAAGCAGTTCAAGTATTCGGTGGCTATGGATATACAAAGGATTACCCGGTAGAGCGCTACATGCGTGATGCGAAAATCACACAGATCTATGAAGGTACAAATGAAATCCAACGTCTTGTTATTGGACGTATGCTGACGAAATAA
- the argS gene encoding arginine--tRNA ligase, translated as MNVLVQTEETLKQEIAAAVIQAKLATAEELPAVILEKPKDKAHGDFASNIAMQLARIAKKAPRQIAQDIVDHLDQTKASIEKVEIAGPGFINFFMKNDFLESIIPTILEAESTYGQTNAGKGEKVQVEFVSVNPTGDLHLGHARGAAFGDVLCNVYAAAGYDVEREYYINDAGNQIDNLALSVEARYLQALGQETPMPEDGYHGADIIEIGKKLAEEVGDKWANRNREERLAYFKEYGLKYELGKIEEDLEAFRVKFDNWFSERSLYNDDQISKALEKLQQGDYIYEKDGATWFRTTAFDDDKDRVLIKQDGSYTYLTPDIAYHKNKLDRGFNKIINVWGADHHGYIPRMRAAIQALGYSADKFAVKIIQMVNLFENGEKLRMSKRTGKAVALRELMDEVGIDAVRYYFVTRSNDSQLDFDMDLARSQSNDNPVFYVQYAHARICTMLKQAETKGFAVDGEFDTTLLNAEKEMDLLKKLGEFPQTVADAAEKQTPHKVTQYVYDLATLLHSFYNAEKVLDADNKELTQSRIALMKAVRITLQNALDLIGVSAPEKM; from the coding sequence ATGAACGTATTAGTTCAAACGGAAGAAACGTTAAAACAAGAAATAGCAGCAGCAGTGATCCAGGCAAAATTGGCTACAGCTGAAGAGCTTCCTGCGGTCATTTTGGAAAAACCAAAGGATAAAGCACATGGAGACTTTGCATCCAATATTGCAATGCAGCTTGCTCGTATAGCTAAAAAAGCACCAAGGCAAATTGCTCAGGACATTGTAGATCATTTGGATCAAACAAAAGCCTCCATTGAAAAGGTGGAAATAGCAGGACCAGGGTTTATTAACTTTTTCATGAAAAATGACTTTTTGGAGTCAATTATTCCTACTATTTTGGAGGCGGAAAGTACATACGGCCAAACAAACGCTGGAAAAGGTGAAAAAGTCCAAGTAGAGTTTGTTTCTGTAAACCCAACTGGTGATTTGCACTTAGGGCATGCTCGTGGAGCAGCTTTTGGGGATGTGCTTTGCAATGTTTACGCGGCTGCTGGTTATGATGTAGAACGTGAATATTACATCAACGATGCGGGTAACCAGATTGATAATCTGGCCTTATCAGTTGAGGCACGTTATCTGCAGGCACTTGGACAGGAAACACCTATGCCTGAAGACGGTTATCATGGTGCAGATATTATTGAAATAGGTAAAAAGTTAGCAGAAGAAGTTGGTGATAAATGGGCCAACAGGAATCGAGAGGAACGGCTTGCTTACTTTAAAGAATATGGCTTGAAATACGAATTAGGAAAAATTGAAGAAGATTTGGAGGCTTTTCGTGTTAAATTCGATAATTGGTTCTCTGAGCGTTCCCTTTATAATGATGATCAAATTTCGAAAGCATTGGAAAAGCTGCAGCAGGGTGATTATATTTATGAAAAAGACGGTGCTACCTGGTTCCGCACTACTGCATTTGATGATGACAAAGACCGCGTCCTTATTAAACAGGACGGCAGCTATACGTACTTAACTCCGGATATCGCGTACCATAAAAATAAACTGGACCGTGGCTTCAATAAGATTATTAACGTATGGGGTGCTGACCACCATGGCTATATTCCGAGAATGCGTGCAGCTATCCAAGCGTTAGGCTATTCCGCAGATAAGTTTGCTGTAAAAATTATTCAAATGGTAAACTTGTTTGAAAACGGCGAAAAACTTCGTATGAGTAAACGTACGGGGAAAGCAGTTGCTTTACGTGAGCTAATGGATGAAGTGGGTATAGACGCTGTTCGTTATTACTTTGTCACTCGTTCCAATGACTCTCAATTGGATTTTGATATGGATTTAGCACGCTCTCAATCCAATGACAATCCAGTCTTTTACGTTCAATATGCGCATGCGCGTATTTGTACAATGCTGAAACAAGCGGAAACGAAAGGGTTTGCTGTTGACGGAGAGTTTGACACAACCTTGCTGAATGCGGAAAAAGAAATGGATTTATTGAAGAAGTTAGGTGAATTTCCACAAACAGTAGCAGATGCTGCGGAAAAACAGACACCTCACAAAGTAACACAATATGTATATGATCTTGCCACATTGCTGCATAGCTTCTACAATGCAGAAAAAGTATTGGATGCAGATAATAAAGAATTAACCCAATCGCGAATTGCTTTAATGAAGGCTGTAAGAATCACATTACAAAACGCACTTGATTTAATTGGTGTATCTGCACCAGAAAAGATGTAA
- the meaB gene encoding methylmalonyl Co-A mutase-associated GTPase MeaB, protein MHEIVERIKNKDVRALARAITMVENDHPEKLELLSDIFSLKKHALYVGLTGSPGAGKSSLVNRLISHIRQEGKTVAVIAVDPTSPFSGGALLGDRVRMNEHFTDDGVFIRSMATRGSLGGLARATKDAVRICDAYGYDVVIVETVGVGQSELDIMKIVDTTAVVMTPNSGDVLQIFKAGIMEIADLFVINKADLHGVGKLKALLKELVMMTATEKHMTSIVKTITTENKGIDKLWAKIKEHHDYLYRTEEGRKQRIQQQELEIYELIREEIWRDVKNYMESNNELATIEADSDPYKLASRWYEQWKKEGERK, encoded by the coding sequence ATGCACGAAATAGTTGAACGGATTAAAAATAAAGATGTACGGGCATTGGCGAGAGCGATAACAATGGTGGAAAATGACCATCCAGAGAAGCTCGAACTGTTGAGTGATATTTTTTCACTTAAAAAGCATGCACTTTATGTTGGATTAACCGGATCACCTGGTGCTGGAAAAAGTTCTCTTGTGAATCGTCTGATTTCACATATACGGCAAGAAGGGAAAACCGTCGCTGTTATTGCAGTGGATCCAACTAGTCCGTTCAGTGGTGGAGCATTGCTTGGAGATCGTGTTCGAATGAATGAGCATTTTACAGATGATGGTGTTTTTATTCGCAGTATGGCTACAAGGGGCAGTTTAGGTGGCTTGGCAAGAGCAACAAAAGATGCGGTGCGTATCTGTGATGCCTATGGTTATGATGTCGTTATTGTCGAAACAGTTGGTGTCGGACAATCTGAGTTAGATATTATGAAAATTGTTGATACAACGGCTGTTGTGATGACACCAAATAGCGGGGATGTATTACAAATCTTTAAAGCAGGTATTATGGAGATCGCTGATTTGTTCGTCATTAACAAAGCAGATTTACATGGTGTTGGTAAATTGAAGGCATTATTAAAAGAATTGGTTATGATGACGGCAACAGAAAAGCATATGACCTCCATTGTAAAAACAATTACTACAGAGAACAAAGGGATAGATAAACTATGGGCAAAGATTAAAGAACATCATGATTATTTATATCGTACAGAGGAAGGGCGTAAGCAGCGCATTCAGCAGCAGGAACTGGAAATCTATGAATTGATTCGCGAAGAGATCTGGCGGGACGTGAAAAATTATATGGAGTCAAACAATGAACTAGCAACAATTGAGGCAGACAGTGATCCATATAAATTAGCAAGCAGATGGTATGAGCAGTGGAAAAAAGAGGGGGAGAGAAAATGA
- a CDS encoding (Fe-S)-binding protein: MNTFLLINTLAFVAITLYGFYLFGRVVATRVAYIRLGKKSEFDRDFKERFRRVGKIVFGQSKLLKDKKSGAIHVMMFYGFILVQFGAIDMFVKGLSPGNHLPFGIFYPGFVFFQELVTLMILVAVAWAFYRRYMEKLVRLKRGFKAGLVLLFIGTLMISVLVGNGMAQIWHGHEATWLEPVASLIALGFGWMSPAAAMVVFYIAWWVHTITILTFLVYVPQSKHAHLIAAPINVFLSKRVPGKLKTIDFDIDEENVENEEEISFGVGKVEDFDQFQMIDFYACVECGRCTDVCPASGTGKMLSPMDIMVKVRDHLTEKGAAVTGKSPWVPTYAFAGTQGNQASGQNEAAATVQSRSLIGDVITEEELSGCTTCRNCEEACPVMNEHVGTIIDMRRYLVMTEGKMDQDVQRAVMNIERQGNPWGLSKKDRIKWRELDEAAYIPTVKELKKEDKEFEYLFWVSSMGAYDSRSQKIAVAFAKLMNQAGISFAILGNKEANSGDTARRIGNEFLFQEIAEKNIKEFEKNGVTKIVTIDPHAYNIFKNEYPDFGFEAEVYHHTQMLYDLVMNGKLKPQREINQRLTYHDSCYLGRYNGVYDPPREILQSIPGLELVEMARSKENGMCCGAGGGLMWTEETTGNRINVARTEQALAVKPTMISSACPYCLTMLSDGTKAKEVEEDISTMDVAEILALSVFVEEETKSA; encoded by the coding sequence ATGAATACTTTTTTGCTGATCAACACGCTGGCATTTGTGGCAATAACCTTATACGGTTTTTATTTATTCGGAAGAGTTGTTGCAACACGAGTGGCATACATCAGGCTGGGAAAAAAATCAGAATTTGACCGGGATTTTAAAGAAAGATTCCGCCGTGTGGGAAAAATTGTTTTCGGACAATCAAAGCTTTTAAAGGATAAAAAATCAGGAGCAATTCATGTCATGATGTTCTATGGATTTATCCTTGTGCAATTTGGGGCAATTGATATGTTTGTCAAAGGGCTGTCACCAGGAAACCATTTACCTTTTGGGATTTTTTATCCAGGATTTGTTTTCTTTCAGGAACTAGTTACATTGATGATCCTCGTGGCAGTAGCCTGGGCGTTCTACAGACGTTATATGGAAAAGCTGGTGCGTTTGAAACGTGGCTTTAAAGCAGGACTTGTCCTCCTTTTCATTGGCACCCTGATGATTTCTGTGCTTGTTGGAAATGGAATGGCACAAATTTGGCATGGTCATGAAGCCACTTGGTTGGAGCCTGTAGCTAGTTTAATAGCTTTAGGATTTGGTTGGATGTCTCCAGCAGCAGCGATGGTTGTATTTTATATTGCATGGTGGGTACACACGATTACAATTCTAACGTTCCTCGTTTATGTGCCACAATCGAAGCACGCACATTTAATTGCTGCACCAATTAATGTATTTTTAAGTAAGCGGGTACCAGGTAAATTAAAGACGATCGACTTTGATATAGATGAAGAAAACGTGGAGAATGAAGAGGAAATATCCTTTGGAGTAGGAAAAGTAGAAGATTTTGATCAGTTTCAGATGATCGATTTTTATGCTTGTGTGGAATGTGGTCGTTGTACTGATGTTTGTCCAGCTTCTGGGACAGGGAAAATGTTATCCCCGATGGACATTATGGTAAAGGTTCGCGACCATTTAACAGAAAAAGGTGCCGCGGTTACAGGAAAGTCCCCATGGGTACCAACATATGCGTTTGCTGGTACACAAGGGAATCAGGCAAGCGGGCAAAATGAAGCGGCTGCTACGGTACAGAGCAGAAGTTTAATTGGTGATGTAATTACAGAGGAAGAGCTTTCCGGTTGTACAACATGCCGTAATTGTGAAGAAGCTTGTCCGGTAATGAATGAACATGTAGGAACAATTATAGACATGCGTCGTTATCTTGTAATGACAGAAGGAAAAATGGATCAGGATGTTCAACGAGCAGTAATGAACATTGAACGTCAGGGTAACCCTTGGGGATTATCTAAAAAGGATCGAATTAAATGGCGTGAATTGGATGAAGCTGCCTATATTCCAACAGTAAAAGAACTTAAAAAAGAAGATAAGGAATTTGAATATCTTTTCTGGGTAAGTTCTATGGGTGCATATGACAGTCGCAGTCAAAAGATTGCTGTTGCTTTTGCTAAACTAATGAACCAAGCTGGTATCAGCTTTGCTATTCTTGGAAATAAAGAAGCTAACTCTGGAGATACTGCGCGCCGTATTGGTAATGAGTTTTTATTCCAGGAAATCGCCGAGAAAAACATAAAGGAATTTGAAAAAAATGGTGTAACTAAAATTGTAACTATTGATCCGCATGCGTACAATATTTTCAAAAACGAGTATCCGGACTTTGGTTTTGAAGCAGAGGTTTATCACCATACTCAAATGCTTTATGACCTAGTGATGAATGGGAAGCTTAAACCCCAGCGTGAAATTAATCAGCGTTTGACCTATCACGACTCTTGCTATCTAGGAAGATATAACGGTGTTTACGATCCACCAAGGGAAATTTTGCAATCCATACCTGGCCTGGAATTAGTGGAAATGGCACGAAGTAAGGAAAATGGCATGTGCTGTGGTGCAGGTGGTGGGCTTATGTGGACAGAAGAAACTACTGGAAACCGCATAAACGTAGCCCGTACCGAACAAGCGCTAGCTGTAAAACCGACTATGATTTCCAGCGCATGTCCATATTGTTTAACAATGTTAAGTGATGGAACGAAAGCAAAAGAGGTAGAAGAGGATATAAGTACGATGGATGTAGCTGAAATCCTTGCTTTATCAGTATTCGTTGAAGAAGAAACAAAATCTGCTTAA